The Nerophis lumbriciformis linkage group LG15, RoL_Nlum_v2.1, whole genome shotgun sequence genome window below encodes:
- the LOC133616218 gene encoding kinesin-like protein KIF23 isoform X3 has product MYRFGKGKTPRRHGLKKTSHAEKDPVGVYCRIRPLGGENEECCIEMISNTTIQLHAPDGLKANRNGEYKETQYSFKKVFGINTTQRELFEDVAKPLVEDLIQCKNGLLFTYGVTGSGKTFTMTGSPGEGGLLPRSLDILFNSIGPFQAKRFVFKPDDKNGIDIQNDVDALLERQKRDSQPCVPKTPSSRQKADPEFADMISPEEACKADNVDEDCCYSIFVSYIEIYNNYIYDLLEDIPFDPIRPKTPQSKILREDQNHNMYIAGCTEVEVKSTEEAFEVFWRGQKKRRIAHTQLNRESSRSHSVFTLKLVQAPLDADGDHIMQDKNQVNVSQLCLVDLAGSERNSRTRAEGSRLREAGNINQSLMTLRTCMEVLRENQMCGTNKMVPYRDSKVTHLFKNYFDGEGKVKMIVCVNPKADDYEETMLVMRFAEMTQEVEVARPVDRPICGLAAGRRQRNQVFRDDQAGRSNADDPVLLNQFIESLPPLPPCDLIDPSDDQTLPRLIEVLKRRHHIHQLKTEQLNKTAYTLRSMLQQFDSQCGAKENFIHDQQSKLGEKDKVIFSQKMELERMEKKSKTLEYKIDILQRTTDMYEHDKRSLEQELETRAQKLHREQSERRRMEQQMQGMVTDTKFKWEKECKRRVNAKQLEMQNKLWVQDEKLKQLQAIVAESSSGSEPPEKPQRPSRDRDRNHGQKRSSSPSPQPVTREINPVHRRSHSAGGEKWVDHKPPSNVDLDTVMQPIIPNAIQVSTPSGKALSKCHKYVLRHQELASDGEIATKLIKGNVFKTRGGGQAVEFTDVETLRQECPTRPSRKRRSDSSETQDEEDQENRAPVASTSRTFVHQKRRKP; this is encoded by the exons gtgtacTGCCGTATACGCCCACTTGGAGGAGAGAATGAGGAATGTTGTATTGAAATGATCAGCAACACTACTATTCAGTTGCATGCTCCTGATGGTCTTAAAGCCAACCGCAATGGAGAATATAAAGAG ACGCAGTACTCCTTTAAAAAAGTGTTTGGTATTAATACTACTCAAAGGGAGCTGTTTGAGGATGTCGCCAAGCCGTTAGTAGAGGACCTCATTCAATGTAAAAATG GTTTGCTGTTTACATACGGTGTAACAGGAAGTGGCAAGACCTTCACCATGACTGGCTCACCTGGAGAAGGTGGACTCCTCCCACGTTCCCTCGACATACTCTTCAACAGTATCGGCCCCTTTCAAGCTAAAAGATTT gttTTCAAGCCAGATGACAAAAATGGAATAGACATCCAGAATGATGTGGATGCTCTTCTGGAAAGACAGAAGCGAGATTCTCAACCCTGTGTGCCAAAAACGCCTTCTTCTAG acaGAAAGCTGACCCAGAATTTGCAGACATGATCAGTCCAGAAGAGGCTTGCAAAGCTGACAATGTGGATGAAGACTGCTGTTACAGCATCTTTGTGTCTTACATTGAGATCTATAATAACTACATCTATGATCTTCTCGAAGATATCCCGTTTGACCCAATCAGGCCAAA AACACCTCAATCCAAGATACTGCGTGAAGATCAGAATCATAACATGTACATAGCTGGCTGCACAGAAGTGGAAGTCAAGTCTACAGAGGAGGCATTTGAAGTATTTTGGAGGG gacaaaagaaaagaaggatTGCACACACTCAATTGAACCGCGAATCCAGTCGTTCCCACAGTGTCTTCACTTTAAAACTCGTTCAGGCACCTCTAGATGCTGATGGAGATCACATTATGCAG GACAAAAACCAGGTAAACGTGAGCCAGCTGTGTTTGGTTGACCTGGCAGGTAGTGAGCGCAACAGCAGAACGAGAGCCGAGGGGAGCCGTCTGCGTGAAGCGG GTAATATAAACCAGTCTTTGATGACTTTGCGCACATGTATGGAAGTCCTACGAGAGAACCAAATGTGTGGCACAAATAAG ATGGTGCCATACAGGGACTCTAAAGTGACTCATCTGTTTAAGAACTACTTTGATGGAGAAGGAAAGGTTAAAATGATTGTGTGTGTCAACCCAAAGGCTGATGATTATGAGGAAACTATG CTTGTAATGCGGTTTGCAGAGATGACACAGGAAGTGGAAGTTGCACGGCCAGTTGACAGGCCCATATGTGGTCTTGCTGCAGGACGGAGGCAACGAAACCAAGTGTTCAGGGATGACCAAGCAGGTCGTAGTAATGCTG ATGACCCAGTTCTGCTGAATCAATTTATTGAAAGCCTTCCACCTCTGCCTCCTTGTGACTTGATCGATCCGTCAGATGATCAGACGCTGCCACGCCTGATTGAGGTTCTGAAGAGAAGGCATCATATCCACCAGCTGAAAACCGAGCAACTCAACAAAACTG CCTATACACTGAGGTCAATGCTTCAGCAATTTGATAGTCAGTGTGGCGCGAAGGAGAATTTCATCCATGACCAGCAAAGTAAACTGGGCGAAAAGGATAAAGTTATCTtcagtcaaaagatggagcttgaaagaatggaaaaaaaatccaaaacccTGGAATACAAG ATTGACATCCTGCAGAGGACGACTGACATGTATGAGCATGACAAACGCTCACTGGAGCAGGAGCTGGAGACTCGAGCACAAAAGCTCCACAGGGAACAGTCTGAGCGGAGACGGATGGAGCAGCAAATGCAGGGCATGGTCACAGACACCAAATTCAAGTGGGAGAAAGAATGT AAGAGACGAGTGAATGCCAAGCAGCTGGAGATGCAAAACAAGTTGTGGGTACAAGATGAAAAGCTAAAGCAGCTCCAAGCCATTGTAGCTGAGAGCAGCAGTGGCTCAGAGCCTCCAGAAAAACCGCAAAGACCCTCACGGGATAGAGATCGCAACCATGGCCAGAAGAGATCCTCATCGCCGTCACCTCAACCG GTGACTCGGGAAATTAATCCGGTGCACAGACGATCACACTCCGCTGGTGGGGAGAAATGGGTAGATCACAAACCACCCTCTAATGTTGATCTAGACACTGTCATGCAGCCAATCATACCCAATGCAATCCAAGTGTCCACTCCGAGCGGGAAAGCTCTGTCTAAATGCCACAAGTACGTGCTTAGACATCAAGAGCTTGCTTCCGATGGGGAGATTGCGACCAAGTTGATCAAG GGGAATGTTTTTAAAACCAGAGGTGGCGGCCAGGCGGTGGAGTTTACTGATGTTGAGACACTGAGACAGGAGTGCCCAACTAGACCAAG TCGCAAGAGGAGATCTGACTCTTCAGAGACGCAAGATGAAGAGGATCAAGAAAACCGG
- the LOC133616218 gene encoding kinesin-like protein KIF23 isoform X1 — translation MYRFGKGKTPRRHGLKKTSHAEKDPVGVYCRIRPLGGENEECCIEMISNTTIQLHAPDGLKANRNGEYKETQYSFKKVFGINTTQRELFEDVAKPLVEDLIQCKNGLLFTYGVTGSGKTFTMTGSPGEGGLLPRSLDILFNSIGPFQAKRFVFKPDDKNGIDIQNDVDALLERQKRDSQPCVPKTPSSRQKADPEFADMISPEEACKADNVDEDCCYSIFVSYIEIYNNYIYDLLEDIPFDPIRPKTPQSKILREDQNHNMYIAGCTEVEVKSTEEAFEVFWRGQKKRRIAHTQLNRESSRSHSVFTLKLVQAPLDADGDHIMQDKNQVNVSQLCLVDLAGSERNSRTRAEGSRLREAGNINQSLMTLRTCMEVLRENQMCGTNKMVPYRDSKVTHLFKNYFDGEGKVKMIVCVNPKADDYEETMLVMRFAEMTQEVEVARPVDRPICGLAAGRRQRNQVFRDDQAGRSNADDPVLLNQFIESLPPLPPCDLIDPSDDQTLPRLIEVLKRRHHIHQLKTEQLNKTAYTLRSMLQQFDSQCGAKENFIHDQQSKLGEKDKVIFSQKMELERMEKKSKTLEYKIDILQRTTDMYEHDKRSLEQELETRAQKLHREQSERRRMEQQMQGMVTDTKFKWEKECKRRVNAKQLEMQNKLWVQDEKLKQLQAIVAESSSGSEPPEKPQRPSRDRDRNHGQKRSSSPSPQPDFRQTPSHQSQGRISAVQDTSPASSSSYPSVASSISEWEQRCPVDTGALFRQVETPQYRSRTPAPCHGASSVGRRRGQLWAADTESSLVNELDLEAGIRVTREINPVHRRSHSAGGEKWVDHKPPSNVDLDTVMQPIIPNAIQVSTPSGKALSKCHKYVLRHQELASDGEIATKLIKGNVFKTRGGGQAVEFTDVETLRQECPTRPSRKRRSDSSETQDEEDQENRAPVASTSRTFVHQKRRKP, via the exons gtgtacTGCCGTATACGCCCACTTGGAGGAGAGAATGAGGAATGTTGTATTGAAATGATCAGCAACACTACTATTCAGTTGCATGCTCCTGATGGTCTTAAAGCCAACCGCAATGGAGAATATAAAGAG ACGCAGTACTCCTTTAAAAAAGTGTTTGGTATTAATACTACTCAAAGGGAGCTGTTTGAGGATGTCGCCAAGCCGTTAGTAGAGGACCTCATTCAATGTAAAAATG GTTTGCTGTTTACATACGGTGTAACAGGAAGTGGCAAGACCTTCACCATGACTGGCTCACCTGGAGAAGGTGGACTCCTCCCACGTTCCCTCGACATACTCTTCAACAGTATCGGCCCCTTTCAAGCTAAAAGATTT gttTTCAAGCCAGATGACAAAAATGGAATAGACATCCAGAATGATGTGGATGCTCTTCTGGAAAGACAGAAGCGAGATTCTCAACCCTGTGTGCCAAAAACGCCTTCTTCTAG acaGAAAGCTGACCCAGAATTTGCAGACATGATCAGTCCAGAAGAGGCTTGCAAAGCTGACAATGTGGATGAAGACTGCTGTTACAGCATCTTTGTGTCTTACATTGAGATCTATAATAACTACATCTATGATCTTCTCGAAGATATCCCGTTTGACCCAATCAGGCCAAA AACACCTCAATCCAAGATACTGCGTGAAGATCAGAATCATAACATGTACATAGCTGGCTGCACAGAAGTGGAAGTCAAGTCTACAGAGGAGGCATTTGAAGTATTTTGGAGGG gacaaaagaaaagaaggatTGCACACACTCAATTGAACCGCGAATCCAGTCGTTCCCACAGTGTCTTCACTTTAAAACTCGTTCAGGCACCTCTAGATGCTGATGGAGATCACATTATGCAG GACAAAAACCAGGTAAACGTGAGCCAGCTGTGTTTGGTTGACCTGGCAGGTAGTGAGCGCAACAGCAGAACGAGAGCCGAGGGGAGCCGTCTGCGTGAAGCGG GTAATATAAACCAGTCTTTGATGACTTTGCGCACATGTATGGAAGTCCTACGAGAGAACCAAATGTGTGGCACAAATAAG ATGGTGCCATACAGGGACTCTAAAGTGACTCATCTGTTTAAGAACTACTTTGATGGAGAAGGAAAGGTTAAAATGATTGTGTGTGTCAACCCAAAGGCTGATGATTATGAGGAAACTATG CTTGTAATGCGGTTTGCAGAGATGACACAGGAAGTGGAAGTTGCACGGCCAGTTGACAGGCCCATATGTGGTCTTGCTGCAGGACGGAGGCAACGAAACCAAGTGTTCAGGGATGACCAAGCAGGTCGTAGTAATGCTG ATGACCCAGTTCTGCTGAATCAATTTATTGAAAGCCTTCCACCTCTGCCTCCTTGTGACTTGATCGATCCGTCAGATGATCAGACGCTGCCACGCCTGATTGAGGTTCTGAAGAGAAGGCATCATATCCACCAGCTGAAAACCGAGCAACTCAACAAAACTG CCTATACACTGAGGTCAATGCTTCAGCAATTTGATAGTCAGTGTGGCGCGAAGGAGAATTTCATCCATGACCAGCAAAGTAAACTGGGCGAAAAGGATAAAGTTATCTtcagtcaaaagatggagcttgaaagaatggaaaaaaaatccaaaacccTGGAATACAAG ATTGACATCCTGCAGAGGACGACTGACATGTATGAGCATGACAAACGCTCACTGGAGCAGGAGCTGGAGACTCGAGCACAAAAGCTCCACAGGGAACAGTCTGAGCGGAGACGGATGGAGCAGCAAATGCAGGGCATGGTCACAGACACCAAATTCAAGTGGGAGAAAGAATGT AAGAGACGAGTGAATGCCAAGCAGCTGGAGATGCAAAACAAGTTGTGGGTACAAGATGAAAAGCTAAAGCAGCTCCAAGCCATTGTAGCTGAGAGCAGCAGTGGCTCAGAGCCTCCAGAAAAACCGCAAAGACCCTCACGGGATAGAGATCGCAACCATGGCCAGAAGAGATCCTCATCGCCGTCACCTCAACCG GACTTCAGACAAACTCCTTCCCATCAAAGCCAAGGCAGGATTAGTGCAGTTCAGGACACTTCGCCCGCCTCCTCTTCATCTTATCCGTCAGTAGCCTCCTCCATCTCTGAGTGGGAGCAGAGGTGCCCTGTAGACACAGGTGCTCTATTTAGACAAGTGGAGACCCCACAGTATAGGAGCCGGACTCCCGCCCCATGCCATGGCGCCAGCAGCGTGGGTCGCAGGAGAGGCCAACTCTGGGCCGCAGACACTGAAAGCAGTCTCGTCAATGAACTAGACCTAGAGGCAGGAATAAGG GTGACTCGGGAAATTAATCCGGTGCACAGACGATCACACTCCGCTGGTGGGGAGAAATGGGTAGATCACAAACCACCCTCTAATGTTGATCTAGACACTGTCATGCAGCCAATCATACCCAATGCAATCCAAGTGTCCACTCCGAGCGGGAAAGCTCTGTCTAAATGCCACAAGTACGTGCTTAGACATCAAGAGCTTGCTTCCGATGGGGAGATTGCGACCAAGTTGATCAAG GGGAATGTTTTTAAAACCAGAGGTGGCGGCCAGGCGGTGGAGTTTACTGATGTTGAGACACTGAGACAGGAGTGCCCAACTAGACCAAG TCGCAAGAGGAGATCTGACTCTTCAGAGACGCAAGATGAAGAGGATCAAGAAAACCGG
- the LOC133616218 gene encoding kinesin-like protein KIF23 isoform X2, producing MYRFGKGKTPRRHGLKKTSHAEKDPVGVYCRIRPLGGENEECCIEMISNTTIQLHAPDGLKANRNGEYKETQYSFKKVFGINTTQRELFEDVAKPLVEDLIQCKNGLLFTYGVTGSGKTFTMTGSPGEGGLLPRSLDILFNSIGPFQAKRFVFKPDDKNGIDIQNDVDALLERQKRDSQPCVPKTPSSRQKADPEFADMISPEEACKADNVDEDCCYSIFVSYIEIYNNYIYDLLEDIPFDPIRPKTPQSKILREDQNHNMYIAGCTEVEVKSTEEAFEVFWRGQKKRRIAHTQLNRESSRSHSVFTLKLVQAPLDADGDHIMQDKNQVNVSQLCLVDLAGSERNSRTRAEGSRLREAGNINQSLMTLRTCMEVLRENQMCGTNKMVPYRDSKVTHLFKNYFDGEGKVKMIVCVNPKADDYEETMLVMRFAEMTQEVEVARPVDRPICGLAAGRRQRNQVFRDDQAGRSNADDPVLLNQFIESLPPLPPCDLIDPSDDQTLPRLIEVLKRRHHIHQLKTEQLNKTAYTLRSMLQQFDSQCGAKENFIHDQQSKLGEKDKVIFSQKMELERMEKKSKTLEYKIDILQRTTDMYEHDKRSLEQELETRAQKLHREQSERRRMEQQMQGMVTDTKFKWEKECKRRVNAKQLEMQNKLWVQDEKLKQLQAIVAESSSGSEPPEKPQRPSRDRDRNHGQKRSSSPSPQPDFRQTPSHQSQGRISAVQDTSPASSSSYPSVASSISEWEQRCPVDTGALFRQVETPQYRSRTPAPCHGASSVGRRRGQLWAADTESSLVNELDLEAGIRGNVFKTRGGGQAVEFTDVETLRQECPTRPSRKRRSDSSETQDEEDQENRAPVASTSRTFVHQKRRKP from the exons gtgtacTGCCGTATACGCCCACTTGGAGGAGAGAATGAGGAATGTTGTATTGAAATGATCAGCAACACTACTATTCAGTTGCATGCTCCTGATGGTCTTAAAGCCAACCGCAATGGAGAATATAAAGAG ACGCAGTACTCCTTTAAAAAAGTGTTTGGTATTAATACTACTCAAAGGGAGCTGTTTGAGGATGTCGCCAAGCCGTTAGTAGAGGACCTCATTCAATGTAAAAATG GTTTGCTGTTTACATACGGTGTAACAGGAAGTGGCAAGACCTTCACCATGACTGGCTCACCTGGAGAAGGTGGACTCCTCCCACGTTCCCTCGACATACTCTTCAACAGTATCGGCCCCTTTCAAGCTAAAAGATTT gttTTCAAGCCAGATGACAAAAATGGAATAGACATCCAGAATGATGTGGATGCTCTTCTGGAAAGACAGAAGCGAGATTCTCAACCCTGTGTGCCAAAAACGCCTTCTTCTAG acaGAAAGCTGACCCAGAATTTGCAGACATGATCAGTCCAGAAGAGGCTTGCAAAGCTGACAATGTGGATGAAGACTGCTGTTACAGCATCTTTGTGTCTTACATTGAGATCTATAATAACTACATCTATGATCTTCTCGAAGATATCCCGTTTGACCCAATCAGGCCAAA AACACCTCAATCCAAGATACTGCGTGAAGATCAGAATCATAACATGTACATAGCTGGCTGCACAGAAGTGGAAGTCAAGTCTACAGAGGAGGCATTTGAAGTATTTTGGAGGG gacaaaagaaaagaaggatTGCACACACTCAATTGAACCGCGAATCCAGTCGTTCCCACAGTGTCTTCACTTTAAAACTCGTTCAGGCACCTCTAGATGCTGATGGAGATCACATTATGCAG GACAAAAACCAGGTAAACGTGAGCCAGCTGTGTTTGGTTGACCTGGCAGGTAGTGAGCGCAACAGCAGAACGAGAGCCGAGGGGAGCCGTCTGCGTGAAGCGG GTAATATAAACCAGTCTTTGATGACTTTGCGCACATGTATGGAAGTCCTACGAGAGAACCAAATGTGTGGCACAAATAAG ATGGTGCCATACAGGGACTCTAAAGTGACTCATCTGTTTAAGAACTACTTTGATGGAGAAGGAAAGGTTAAAATGATTGTGTGTGTCAACCCAAAGGCTGATGATTATGAGGAAACTATG CTTGTAATGCGGTTTGCAGAGATGACACAGGAAGTGGAAGTTGCACGGCCAGTTGACAGGCCCATATGTGGTCTTGCTGCAGGACGGAGGCAACGAAACCAAGTGTTCAGGGATGACCAAGCAGGTCGTAGTAATGCTG ATGACCCAGTTCTGCTGAATCAATTTATTGAAAGCCTTCCACCTCTGCCTCCTTGTGACTTGATCGATCCGTCAGATGATCAGACGCTGCCACGCCTGATTGAGGTTCTGAAGAGAAGGCATCATATCCACCAGCTGAAAACCGAGCAACTCAACAAAACTG CCTATACACTGAGGTCAATGCTTCAGCAATTTGATAGTCAGTGTGGCGCGAAGGAGAATTTCATCCATGACCAGCAAAGTAAACTGGGCGAAAAGGATAAAGTTATCTtcagtcaaaagatggagcttgaaagaatggaaaaaaaatccaaaacccTGGAATACAAG ATTGACATCCTGCAGAGGACGACTGACATGTATGAGCATGACAAACGCTCACTGGAGCAGGAGCTGGAGACTCGAGCACAAAAGCTCCACAGGGAACAGTCTGAGCGGAGACGGATGGAGCAGCAAATGCAGGGCATGGTCACAGACACCAAATTCAAGTGGGAGAAAGAATGT AAGAGACGAGTGAATGCCAAGCAGCTGGAGATGCAAAACAAGTTGTGGGTACAAGATGAAAAGCTAAAGCAGCTCCAAGCCATTGTAGCTGAGAGCAGCAGTGGCTCAGAGCCTCCAGAAAAACCGCAAAGACCCTCACGGGATAGAGATCGCAACCATGGCCAGAAGAGATCCTCATCGCCGTCACCTCAACCG GACTTCAGACAAACTCCTTCCCATCAAAGCCAAGGCAGGATTAGTGCAGTTCAGGACACTTCGCCCGCCTCCTCTTCATCTTATCCGTCAGTAGCCTCCTCCATCTCTGAGTGGGAGCAGAGGTGCCCTGTAGACACAGGTGCTCTATTTAGACAAGTGGAGACCCCACAGTATAGGAGCCGGACTCCCGCCCCATGCCATGGCGCCAGCAGCGTGGGTCGCAGGAGAGGCCAACTCTGGGCCGCAGACACTGAAAGCAGTCTCGTCAATGAACTAGACCTAGAGGCAGGAATAAGG GGGAATGTTTTTAAAACCAGAGGTGGCGGCCAGGCGGTGGAGTTTACTGATGTTGAGACACTGAGACAGGAGTGCCCAACTAGACCAAG TCGCAAGAGGAGATCTGACTCTTCAGAGACGCAAGATGAAGAGGATCAAGAAAACCGG
- the LOC133616218 gene encoding kinesin-like protein KIF23 isoform X4, producing MYRFGKGKTPRRHGLKKTSHAEKDPVGVYCRIRPLGGENEECCIEMISNTTIQLHAPDGLKANRNGEYKETQYSFKKVFGINTTQRELFEDVAKPLVEDLIQCKNGLLFTYGVTGSGKTFTMTGSPGEGGLLPRSLDILFNSIGPFQAKRFVFKPDDKNGIDIQNDVDALLERQKRDSQPCVPKTPSSRQKADPEFADMISPEEACKADNVDEDCCYSIFVSYIEIYNNYIYDLLEDIPFDPIRPKTPQSKILREDQNHNMYIAGCTEVEVKSTEEAFEVFWRGQKKRRIAHTQLNRESSRSHSVFTLKLVQAPLDADGDHIMQDKNQVNVSQLCLVDLAGSERNSRTRAEGSRLREAGNINQSLMTLRTCMEVLRENQMCGTNKMVPYRDSKVTHLFKNYFDGEGKVKMIVCVNPKADDYEETMLVMRFAEMTQEVEVARPVDRPICGLAAGRRQRNQVFRDDQAGRSNADDPVLLNQFIESLPPLPPCDLIDPSDDQTLPRLIEVLKRRHHIHQLKTEQLNKTAYTLRSMLQQFDSQCGAKENFIHDQQSKLGEKDKVIFSQKMELERMEKKSKTLEYKIDILQRTTDMYEHDKRSLEQELETRAQKLHREQSERRRMEQQMQGMVTDTKFKWEKECKRRVNAKQLEMQNKLWVQDEKLKQLQAIVAESSSGSEPPEKPQRPSRDRDRNHGQKRSSSPSPQPGNVFKTRGGGQAVEFTDVETLRQECPTRPSRKRRSDSSETQDEEDQENRAPVASTSRTFVHQKRRKP from the exons gtgtacTGCCGTATACGCCCACTTGGAGGAGAGAATGAGGAATGTTGTATTGAAATGATCAGCAACACTACTATTCAGTTGCATGCTCCTGATGGTCTTAAAGCCAACCGCAATGGAGAATATAAAGAG ACGCAGTACTCCTTTAAAAAAGTGTTTGGTATTAATACTACTCAAAGGGAGCTGTTTGAGGATGTCGCCAAGCCGTTAGTAGAGGACCTCATTCAATGTAAAAATG GTTTGCTGTTTACATACGGTGTAACAGGAAGTGGCAAGACCTTCACCATGACTGGCTCACCTGGAGAAGGTGGACTCCTCCCACGTTCCCTCGACATACTCTTCAACAGTATCGGCCCCTTTCAAGCTAAAAGATTT gttTTCAAGCCAGATGACAAAAATGGAATAGACATCCAGAATGATGTGGATGCTCTTCTGGAAAGACAGAAGCGAGATTCTCAACCCTGTGTGCCAAAAACGCCTTCTTCTAG acaGAAAGCTGACCCAGAATTTGCAGACATGATCAGTCCAGAAGAGGCTTGCAAAGCTGACAATGTGGATGAAGACTGCTGTTACAGCATCTTTGTGTCTTACATTGAGATCTATAATAACTACATCTATGATCTTCTCGAAGATATCCCGTTTGACCCAATCAGGCCAAA AACACCTCAATCCAAGATACTGCGTGAAGATCAGAATCATAACATGTACATAGCTGGCTGCACAGAAGTGGAAGTCAAGTCTACAGAGGAGGCATTTGAAGTATTTTGGAGGG gacaaaagaaaagaaggatTGCACACACTCAATTGAACCGCGAATCCAGTCGTTCCCACAGTGTCTTCACTTTAAAACTCGTTCAGGCACCTCTAGATGCTGATGGAGATCACATTATGCAG GACAAAAACCAGGTAAACGTGAGCCAGCTGTGTTTGGTTGACCTGGCAGGTAGTGAGCGCAACAGCAGAACGAGAGCCGAGGGGAGCCGTCTGCGTGAAGCGG GTAATATAAACCAGTCTTTGATGACTTTGCGCACATGTATGGAAGTCCTACGAGAGAACCAAATGTGTGGCACAAATAAG ATGGTGCCATACAGGGACTCTAAAGTGACTCATCTGTTTAAGAACTACTTTGATGGAGAAGGAAAGGTTAAAATGATTGTGTGTGTCAACCCAAAGGCTGATGATTATGAGGAAACTATG CTTGTAATGCGGTTTGCAGAGATGACACAGGAAGTGGAAGTTGCACGGCCAGTTGACAGGCCCATATGTGGTCTTGCTGCAGGACGGAGGCAACGAAACCAAGTGTTCAGGGATGACCAAGCAGGTCGTAGTAATGCTG ATGACCCAGTTCTGCTGAATCAATTTATTGAAAGCCTTCCACCTCTGCCTCCTTGTGACTTGATCGATCCGTCAGATGATCAGACGCTGCCACGCCTGATTGAGGTTCTGAAGAGAAGGCATCATATCCACCAGCTGAAAACCGAGCAACTCAACAAAACTG CCTATACACTGAGGTCAATGCTTCAGCAATTTGATAGTCAGTGTGGCGCGAAGGAGAATTTCATCCATGACCAGCAAAGTAAACTGGGCGAAAAGGATAAAGTTATCTtcagtcaaaagatggagcttgaaagaatggaaaaaaaatccaaaacccTGGAATACAAG ATTGACATCCTGCAGAGGACGACTGACATGTATGAGCATGACAAACGCTCACTGGAGCAGGAGCTGGAGACTCGAGCACAAAAGCTCCACAGGGAACAGTCTGAGCGGAGACGGATGGAGCAGCAAATGCAGGGCATGGTCACAGACACCAAATTCAAGTGGGAGAAAGAATGT AAGAGACGAGTGAATGCCAAGCAGCTGGAGATGCAAAACAAGTTGTGGGTACAAGATGAAAAGCTAAAGCAGCTCCAAGCCATTGTAGCTGAGAGCAGCAGTGGCTCAGAGCCTCCAGAAAAACCGCAAAGACCCTCACGGGATAGAGATCGCAACCATGGCCAGAAGAGATCCTCATCGCCGTCACCTCAACCG GGGAATGTTTTTAAAACCAGAGGTGGCGGCCAGGCGGTGGAGTTTACTGATGTTGAGACACTGAGACAGGAGTGCCCAACTAGACCAAG TCGCAAGAGGAGATCTGACTCTTCAGAGACGCAAGATGAAGAGGATCAAGAAAACCGG